GAGGGGATGTTCAAAGAGAGATTGATGCAATCTCTGGAGAACTGCCAGATGATGCTTCAAAACCAGTGACTCAAAAATTATCTGCTGGTTCAGGAAACACAGCTATGATGCTAAGCATATCTAGTCCTAACTTCTTAGAATTGACATCATTTGTTAATGAGTTTATGACTCCAAGATTTGAAAAAATTATGGGTGTTGGAAAAGTCGACATTATTGGTGCACCAAAAAAAATAATAGAAATCCAATTTGATTCAAACAAACTATCCTCATATAGCTTAACACCAAACGAGTTATATGACTTAATAAAGACATCTTCTGTAAACATTCCATTAGGAGTTATTAAAACTGGTGGGAAAGATGTTGTAATAAGATTTATGGGAGAGTTTAATTACTTAGATGAGTTTGAAAATATGATTATCAGAAGTGATGGTAAAACAGTTAGATTAAAAGATATTGCTAATGTGGTATTGACTACTGAAGATCAAACTGAAATAACT
This Cetobacterium sp. ZOR0034 DNA region includes the following protein-coding sequences:
- a CDS encoding efflux RND transporter permease subunit; translation: GDVQREIDAISGELPDDASKPVTQKLSAGSGNTAMMLSISSPNFLELTSFVNEFMTPRFEKIMGVGKVDIIGAPKKIIEIQFDSNKLSSYSLTPNELYDLIKTSSVNIPLGVIKTGGKDVVIRFMGEFNYLDEFENMIIRSDGKTVRLKDIANVVLTTEDQTEITKLNEKPSVMLVIEKSTDGNILSITDNAKIALEEMK